One genomic segment of Oncorhynchus masou masou isolate Uvic2021 chromosome 16, UVic_Omas_1.1, whole genome shotgun sequence includes these proteins:
- the LOC135557864 gene encoding SAYSvFN domain-containing protein 1-like: MQPITSPGSGSTLKSASWESTADKDAQELTKHQMPAVPQATGTLQCGDDCLLDCILGRRLGSRQLGFANRTLLKVLLWLVLLGLFAELAFGLPFFLISLFYWLYQGLRSPAKRQPGELSAYSVFNPDCQPLMGTLTAEQLDCEMGILQLTM, translated from the exons ATGCAGCCCATAACATCACCTGGCAGTGGAAGCACTTTGAAGTCCGCCAGTTGGGAGTCAACAGCTGATAAAGACGCACAGGAGTTGACAAAACATCAGATGCCTGCTGTTCCTCAGGCTACAGGGACTTTACAGTGTGGG GATGACTGTCTGCTGGACTGCATTCTGGGTCGAAGGCTTGGTTCAAGGCAACTTGGTTTTGCAAACCGGACTTTGCTGAAGGTGTTGCTTTGGCTGGTTCTGCTTGGGCTGTTCGCTGAGCTGGCCTTCGGGTTGCCTTTCTTCCTAATCTCCCTCTTCTACTGGCTGTACCAGGGGCTGCGGAGCCCAGCTAAACGTCAACCTGGAGAACTGAGCGCTTACTCAGTATTCAACCCTGACTGTCAGCCTCTCATGGGCACCCTCACAGCAGAGCAGTTGGACTGTGAAATGGGAATACTTCAGCTAACCATGTAA
- the LOC135557861 gene encoding SAYSvFN domain-containing protein 1-like has product MEQKLAEFRARRRADVAARKSESFQKQPITYSDNGSTLKSDSCQSSTSDPDTQELTDNPISAVHQAIRTKHWGDDWLLESTLGQWLGSKRLAFTNLTLLKVLLWLVLLGLFAELEFGLPFFLISLFYWLYEGLRSPTARQPGEMSAYSVFNPDCQPLLGALTAEQLEGEMGYRPLANR; this is encoded by the exons ATGGAGCAAAAGCTTGCGGAGTTCAGGGCCCGAAGAAGGGCTGATGTGGCCGCTAGGAAGAGCGAATCTTTTCAAAAACAACCAATAACATATTCGGACAATGGCAGCACTTTGAAGTCGGACAGTTGCCAGTCATCAACATCTGATCCAGACACACAGGAGTTGACAGATAATCCAATCTCTGCTGTCCATCAGGCTATAAGGACGAAACATTGGGGG GATGACTGGCTGCTGGAGAGCACTCTGGGTCAATGGCTTGGTTCAAAGCGACTGGCTTTCACGAATCTGACTTTGCTGAAGGTGTTGCTTTGGCTGGTTCTACTTGGGCTGTTTGCTGAGCTGGAATTCGGGTTGCCTTTCTTCCTAATATCCCTCTTCTACTGGCTGTATGAGGGACTGCGGAGCCCAACTGCACGCCAACCTGGAGAAATGAGTGCTTACTCAGTGTTCAACCCAGACTGTCAGCCTCTCCTGGGTGCACTTACAGCTGAgcagctagagggagagatgggctaCAGACCACTGGCCAACAGATGA
- the LOC135557858 gene encoding cytospin-A-like → MGNIGGKDGHGPRGSLHERSHLDLFQTPPSSLSDSDLAPAAAQLLQQGTPSSGTTLGIVCQGGASPISNWRHTLSVPPEWAVITVESRVSPQGTGIEMEGGRQTVRCSNSHTSSPVSPGQQPQFEGSPLEPSWQERGSGMEPHARPERAGEEMALALFSLLEHHRSALGLSPGLDAPAGAAELLRRLLVEREELVEEVHILKDTLRTERAEWLQFQCDLQVAVSVADRLRVEAEETLGTLRESHGNVEGQLDQAQCRQQDTDRELESLRAEHREACHRLSALTMEHQQTRAELDTRRHTLRESERDSLREREKDSQREIEGRDMEGEDTSEDISTMEALDGKKREDSERDVEGEKRVKSEGEDVNMGGQFPKELVRGGENLLKVKGVAAAYLRNLAAGEKGCGLRDSPRIVVMSERSRSLSRLPLPTDSLPAQNGSSQTPTSTTLPLCKKEEPAKGKRMDRILQRQDSWSSFYTKKQEDQSADPLFRPQDGFSMLLRCHGGSRRNSLLRWCQSRTQGYKNIEITNFSSSWEDGLAFCAVYHTYLPTHIPYSSLSTGDKSENLDLAFQTGESVGIPATLTVEEMLRPGGPDWQRVLGYVESMFRHFEM, encoded by the exons ATGGGTAACATCGGTGGAAAGGACGGCCATGGACCTAGAGGTTCCCTACATGaac gATCTCATTTAGATCTGTTCCaaactcctccctcttccctctctgatTCTGATCTGGCACCAGCCGCGGCTCAGCTGCTGCAGCAGGGGACACCGTCCTCCGGGACCACCCTGGGCATCGTCTGCCAGGGTGGAGCCTCCCCCATTTCCAACTGGAGACACACACTGTCCGTCCCCCCAGAATGGGCCGTGATTACAGTGGAGAGCAGAGTGTCTCCGCAGGGGACTGGGATTGAGATGGAAGGTGGAAGGCAGACAGTGCGGTGCTCTAACAGCCACACCAGCAGCCCTGTGTCCCCAGGCCAGCAGCCTCAGTTTGAGGGTAGCCCTTTGGAGCCTAGCTGGCAGGAGCGGGGCAGTGGGATGGAGCCCCATGCAAGGCCAGAGCGAGCTGGGGAGGAGATGGCCCTGGCACTGTTTAGCCTTTTGGAACATCACAGGTCTGCACTGGGGCTCAGTCCGGGCCTGGACGCACCAGCAGGAGCAGCTG aGCTGCTGAGGCGGTtgctggtggagagagaggagctggtcGAGGAGGTGCACATCTTGAAGGACACATTGAGG ACTGAGCGAGCTGAGTGGCTCCAGTTCCAGTGTGATCTACAGGTGGCAGTGTCTGTGGCCGACCGGCTGCGCGTGGAAGCGGAAGAGACTCTAGGCACGCTCAGAGAGAGCCATGGGAATGTGGAGGGCCAGCTGGACCAGGCCCAGTGCAGACAgcaggacacagacagggagcTGGAGAGCCTAAGGGCTGAACACAGAGAGGCCTGTCACAGATTGTCTGCTCTCACCATGGAGCACCAACAGACTAGGGCTGAGCTGGACACACGGAGACACACGctcagggagagcgagagggactcactgagggaaagagagaaggactcacagagagagatagagggaagagacatggagggagaagaCACTAGTGAAGACATAAGCACGATGGAGGCACTGGATGGGAAGAAAAGAGAGGATTCAGAAAGAGATGTGGAAGGAGAGAAAAGGgtgaagagtgagggagaggatgtTAACATGGGAGGGCAGTTTCCCAAGGAGCTTGTTAGAGGAGGGGAGAACTTGCTCAAAGTGAAGGGGGTGGCGGCGGCGTACCTACGGAATTTGGCAGCCGGGGAGAAGGGCTGCGGCTTGAGAGATTCACCGAGGATTGTGGTTATGTCAGAGCGTTCCAG GAGCCTCTCTCGACTTCCCCTGcccactgactctctccctgCACAGAATGGTAGCTCCCAGACCCCTACCAGTACAACACTGCCTCTCTGCAAG AAAGAAGAGCCAGCCAAAGGGAAAAGGATGGACCGCATACTGCAACGACAGGACAGCTGGTCTAGCTTCTATACAA AAAAACAGGAGGACCAGAGCGCAGACCCATTGTTCAG ACCTCAGGATGGTTTCAGCATGCTGCTGCGATGTCATGGAGGCTCCAGGCGGAACTCACTCTTGCGTTGGTGTCAAAGCCGCACCCAGGGCTATAAG AATATTGAGATCACCAACTTCAGTAGCAGTTGGGAGGATGGTCTGGCTTTCTGTGCCGTGTACCACACCTATCTGCCCACGCACATCCCCTACAGTAGTCTCAGCACAGGAGACAAA AGCGAGAACCTGGACCTAGCCTTCCAGACAGGGGAGAGTGTTGGAATCCCAGCCACTTTG ACCGTGGAGGAGATGCTGAGACCAGGTGGGCCCGACTGGCAGAGGGTCCTGGGGTACGTTGAAAGCATGTTTCGTCACTTTGAGATGTAA